In Henckelia pumila isolate YLH828 unplaced genomic scaffold, ASM3356847v2 CTG_19:::fragment_3, whole genome shotgun sequence, the following proteins share a genomic window:
- the LOC140870734 gene encoding serine carboxypeptidase-like 40: MEAKALIFLILFFTLVLLLQKKPTQSLSIANELVLRSNPSIDRSHFDASRHFREAEVYSQQGMKESDRIDSLPGQPHVRFKQYGGYVTVNRTAGRAFFYYFAEAQIPDKPLPLLLWLNGGPGCSSLAYGAMQELGPFRVHSDGKTLYKNKFAWNYAANVLFLESPAGVGFSYSNTTKDMVIGGDSKTAADNYAFLLNWLERFPEYRNRDFYIAGESYAGHYVPQLAHTILYHNHKANKNVINLKGIMIGNAVINDETDSKGMYEFFASHALISDQSFNDIMKYCDFSPNSSGDSEECSQALEEADGNVGNIDIYNIYAPLCHNSSLTQKPKKTSVTSSDPCSDNYVHAYLNRAEVQQALHANVTKLNYDWEACSDVLKKWLDSPSTMFPLLEEFMSNGLRVWIFSGDTDGRIPVTSTLNSVKQMKLKVKTPWHPWYLAGEVGGYTEVYEGNLTFASVRGAGHQVPSYQPARALSLIMHFLGGTDLPNSSR; the protein is encoded by the exons atGGAAGCCAAAGCATTAATATTTCTCATTCTTTTCTTCACTCTAGTACTACTCCTACAGAAGAAGCCAACCCAATCTCTTTCCATTGCCAACGAGCTTGTTCTGAGGAGCAATCCAAGCATAGACAGAAGCCATTTCGATGCGAGCCGCCATTTTCGTGAAGCCGAGGTTTATTCGCAACAAGGGATGAAAGAAAGTGATAGGATCGATAGCTTGCCCGGACAGCCCCATGTTAGGTTCAAGCAATATGGCGGATACGTCACGGTGAATCGCACCGCCGGCCGAGCTTTCTTCTATTACTTTGCTGAAGCTCAGATTCCGGATAAGCCATTGCCTCTTCTTCTCTGGCTTAATGGAG GGCCTGGCTGCTCCTCTCTTGCCTATGGAGCAATGCAAGAGcttggaccatttagagttcaCAGCGATGGCAAAACACTCTACAAAAATAAATTTGCATGGAACTATG ccGCAAATGTGTTGTTTTTGGAATCTCCGGCGGGCGTTGGCTTCTCATACTCGAACACGACGAAAGATATGGTGATAGGAGGAGATAGTAAGACGGCTGCTGATAATTATGCATTTTTATTGAATTGGCTCGAAAGATTCCCGGAGTACCGAAACCGAGATTTCTACATTGCCGGAGAAAGTTATGCCGGCCACTACGTACCTCAGTTGGCACATACCATTCTCTACCATAATCACAAGGCAAACAAGAATGTTATTAATCTCAAAGGAATAATG ATTGGAAATGCTGTTATCAACGACGAGACCGACTCCAAAGGGATGTACGAATTTTTCGCGAGCCACGCCCTTATATCGGATCAGTCCTTTAACGATATCATGAAGTACTGTGATTTCTCCCCCAACTCCTCCGGCGACTCGGAAGAATGTAGCCAGGCACTCGAAGAAGCAGACGGCAACGTCGGCAACATCGATATTTACaacatttatgctcccttgtgCCATAATTCAAGCCTCACCCAAAAGCCTAAGAAAACATCG GTAACGAGTTCTGATCCATGCAGCGACAATTACGTTCATGCATACCTTAATCGGGCTGAGGTTCAGCAGGCTCTGCATGCCAATGTTACAAAACTTAATTATGATTGGGAAGCATGCAG CGATGTACTCAAGAAATGGCTAGACAGCCCTTCGACCATGTTTCCTCTTCTCGAAGAATTTATGTCGAATGGACTTCGAGTTTGGATATTTAG tGGGGATACAGATGGAAGGATACCGGTGACTTCAACATTAAATTCTGTGAAGCAGATGAAACTTAAAGTCAAAACTCCGTGGCACCCTTGGTATTTGGCTGGAGAG gttgGAGGATACACAGAAGTGTATGAAGGCAACCTAACATTTGCTAGCGTACGAGGGGCAGGACACCAAGTCCCAAGTTACCAACCAGCCAGGGCACTTTCCCTTATCATGCACTTTCTTGGAGGGACAGACCTTCCAAATTCCTCCAGATAA